GCATAGAAGGCGAATCCGGCTACACGCTCGCAGGCCTCATTCGACTTTGGATTAACGGCTTTACCGCATTCTCCGTGAAGCCCCTCCGCGCAGCCACCTTCATCGGCATTCTCTGTGCCCTCGTAGGCTTCGGAGCAGGCCTCTTTGTCATTTACAAAAAACTCATGTTCCCCGAAGTCCCCGTTGGCTACACCAGCATGCTCGCCACCATACTCTTCATAGGTGGCATGATTATGCTGTTGCTCGGGCTCATCGGTGAATACGTCGGCCGCATCTACATCAGCATCAACCAGTCACCGCAATACGTTGTGCGCGAACGGACGTTTTAGATAGTTCCTGACGGTATAGTTCCTCTATAAATGCGGGGCCATCCCACCAAAGCTTGCTACTTTCATTATAGAGCATTTGTCCCGTATGCGAGCGTAAAAAGCCAGGCAAAACATCGGATGCATCACAACCATCCTCTTTTGCTATGCTTTCAACAACCATCGTAGTAAGCAAGTCAATGGCTGCATTAATGCGATCAGTCATTACATCCATACACGTTCACTCCCCATAAACGACAGTTGGTTCAATGCGGCATTAGACTTGAAGCAATACTGATTCTTTAATCGCTCTGGAAGTAACAACCGAATGCAAATATCATCTGCAGAGGCAGAGCCAATCTCGCCAAACGCATTCGCCATATAAGTCACAATCGTACTATTGGTTGCATCATTTGCAATTTTGCCCCCAATAACATCATATTTAGAGCAATCTCCCAGCACATCAGCGAAAACATTTTTCTTCCGATGAGCGACTACACAATGAAGCCAAGATGAATCAGCAGTCTCATAAATTTTGATATTAAGATTGACGCCTACATTATACCGAAATGCAGAAACAACGCCAAATCTTTGACTTGCGACAACGCCATTTTCTATAGCCTTCTGCGTAGAAATTTTAGCAAAGGATTCGGCCTGTTTCTTGTCAGTTGTCAGGTAAAAGCCTTGACCAAAATCCTTATAACGAGCGCACTTCTGTAAATCAGGAGTTTGTACTTCGCAAAAGCTACCATGGTAAAGGATGTCTCCATCTTTCAATAAATCAACCACAGGTAGCCCCCTTCGCGTCAAGATACTGCTTTACATCGTCAAGTACAGCTAAATCACCCTCTACATGGAACAAATCCCACATCTTCGCGATATAATGATACACCCCCTTTTCTTCAAAAAGGGTTGCAACCTGCGGAAGCGACATTTTCCACCTTTCCGCCGCAAGACGCGTAAGCCTAGTCTGCATATAGATGATTTGCGATTTTTCGTCCATCGTTAATAAAATATATAAAAACAAACCTAAACCGGATTTTTTCACTTTTCAATAAACCAACCCCCTTGAATTCAAGGGGGTTAAATTAGGAAAAAGAACCTAGCTGATTTTTAATTATGGCGAATTCGCCATCTTTAGCCTTAAGCATATGGCAGAATAATCTATATTG
This is a stretch of genomic DNA from Fibrobacter sp. UWB13. It encodes these proteins:
- a CDS encoding DUF3791 domain-containing protein; the encoded protein is MKKSGLGLFLYILLTMDEKSQIIYMQTRLTRLAAERWKMSLPQVATLFEEKGVYHYIAKMWDLFHVEGDLAVLDDVKQYLDAKGATCG
- a CDS encoding DUF3990 domain-containing protein, whose product is MVDLLKDGDILYHGSFCEVQTPDLQKCARYKDFGQGFYLTTDKKQAESFAKISTQKAIENGVVASQRFGVVSAFRYNVGVNLNIKIYETADSSWLHCVVAHRKKNVFADVLGDCSKYDVIGGKIANDATNSTIVTYMANAFGEIGSASADDICIRLLLPERLKNQYCFKSNAALNQLSFMGSERVWM